One genomic segment of Streptomyces niveus includes these proteins:
- a CDS encoding MFS transporter, whose amino-acid sequence MEASKIRSVGTETRLRHGRVSLALSFFVQGVVFALVVTRIPAIQDQYGISDALLPAFLAAVPILAGAGSVLTGKIVARVRPTLVLRWAQPLLLFALLGVGVGDQLWQLALSLCAFGLSGGALDASMNMLGVRLQRAYGRSIMLGFHATYSLGGITGASLAWVGAHWDLSLLMSYLPVVVVLLPAVLIGSRWCTDADSERPTASGTGMTSGTESAAGSSVTFKALLPLCLIMTFAYIGDSTVSNWSAKYLQDILGSSDEVATVPYNAYMVTTLLGRAAGDLGVRRFGPVAVVRFGAVLAAAGFAVVAMAPGPWVGILGFAILGFGLCVVVPQCFAAAGRLFPHASDAAVARLNISNYVGFLVGSPLVGALGDAWSYRGAMLVPMLMILVTLVYARSFADDDARYGGGHDRSRTADVG is encoded by the coding sequence ATGGAAGCCTCGAAGATACGGTCGGTCGGTACAGAGACTCGGTTGAGACACGGGCGGGTGTCCCTGGCGCTGAGCTTCTTCGTGCAGGGGGTGGTCTTTGCCCTCGTCGTCACGCGTATTCCCGCGATCCAGGACCAATACGGGATATCCGACGCCCTGCTGCCGGCGTTCCTCGCGGCCGTGCCGATTCTCGCCGGTGCGGGCAGCGTCCTCACCGGGAAGATCGTCGCGCGCGTGCGGCCCACCCTCGTACTGAGGTGGGCCCAGCCACTCCTGCTGTTCGCTCTCCTTGGCGTCGGCGTCGGTGACCAGCTCTGGCAACTCGCCCTGTCCCTCTGCGCGTTCGGGCTGTCCGGCGGTGCGCTCGACGCGTCGATGAACATGCTGGGTGTGCGCCTTCAACGGGCTTACGGGCGCAGCATCATGCTCGGCTTCCACGCCACGTACAGCCTCGGAGGCATCACCGGGGCCTCGCTCGCCTGGGTCGGCGCCCACTGGGACCTGTCCCTGCTGATGTCGTATCTGCCGGTCGTCGTCGTGCTGCTGCCGGCCGTGCTCATCGGGAGCCGCTGGTGCACGGACGCGGACAGCGAGAGGCCGACCGCCTCCGGTACCGGAATGACTTCCGGCACCGAGAGCGCCGCCGGGAGCAGCGTCACCTTCAAGGCCCTCCTGCCGCTCTGCCTCATCATGACCTTCGCCTACATCGGCGACTCCACCGTCTCCAACTGGAGCGCCAAGTACCTCCAGGACATCCTGGGCAGCTCCGACGAGGTCGCCACCGTCCCGTACAACGCCTACATGGTCACCACACTTCTCGGCCGCGCGGCCGGTGACCTCGGGGTGCGGCGCTTCGGGCCGGTCGCCGTCGTGAGGTTCGGGGCGGTGCTCGCCGCCGCCGGGTTCGCGGTGGTCGCGATGGCGCCCGGCCCGTGGGTGGGAATCCTGGGGTTCGCGATTCTCGGGTTCGGTCTCTGTGTCGTCGTACCGCAGTGCTTCGCCGCTGCCGGGCGGCTGTTCCCCCACGCCAGTGACGCGGCCGTCGCTCGGCTGAACATCTCCAACTACGTGGGTTTTCTGGTCGGCTCGCCCCTCGTCGGCGCGCTCGGTGACGCGTGGAGCTACCGGGGCGCGATGCTCGTCCCGATGCTGATGATCCTCGTTACGCTCGTGTACGCCCGCTCGTTCGCCGACGATGACGCCCGATACGGTGGCGGGCATGACCGGTCGCGCACAGCTGATGTGGGATGA
- a CDS encoding 30S ribosomal protein bS22, with product MGSVIKKRRKRMAKKKHRKLLKRTRVQRRNKK from the coding sequence GTGGGCTCTGTTATCAAGAAGCGGCGTAAGCGGATGGCCAAGAAGAAGCACCGCAAGCTGCTCAAGCGCACCCGCGTTCAGCGTCGTAACAAGAAGTGA
- a CDS encoding lysophospholipid acyltransferase family protein, whose translation MADAKVIPFGEEPRSRRGGKRARGRGSSSPSPSSSAGSGPHSLSSVPDQPDGVEDSMPNDAPVPEQAQSEPTSEPTEPHAAASEAEGPATAEGATGDATEDATGDAAESGGGDWDRRLAEGFAFLRRRVTGDYEVDEFGYDKELTDQVLMSLIRPLYANYFRVEVKGIENIPSDGGALVVSNHSGTLPLDGLMMQVAVHDNHPAGRHLRLLAADLVFMLPVVNELARKAGHTLACAEDAERLLQRGEIVGVMPEGFKGLGKPFGERYKLQRFGRGGFVSTALRHGVPIVPCSIVGAEEIYPMIGNSKTLARLLGFPYFPITPTFPWLGPLGALPLPTKWTIQFGEPIPTDGYPPEAEEDPMLMFNLTDQVREQIQHTLYKLLVQRRSVFF comes from the coding sequence ATGGCCGATGCCAAGGTCATCCCCTTCGGCGAAGAGCCCCGGTCACGGCGCGGGGGGAAGCGTGCGCGGGGGCGCGGCTCCTCGTCCCCGTCTCCGTCGTCCTCGGCGGGATCCGGCCCGCACTCGCTCTCGTCCGTGCCCGATCAGCCGGACGGGGTCGAGGACAGCATGCCCAACGACGCCCCGGTGCCGGAGCAGGCACAGTCCGAGCCGACGTCCGAGCCGACTGAGCCGCACGCGGCCGCATCCGAGGCCGAAGGCCCCGCCACGGCCGAAGGCGCGACCGGAGACGCGACCGAGGACGCGACCGGAGACGCGGCCGAGTCCGGCGGCGGTGACTGGGACCGGCGGCTCGCCGAGGGATTCGCCTTCCTGCGACGCCGGGTCACCGGTGACTACGAGGTCGACGAGTTCGGGTACGACAAGGAACTCACCGACCAGGTCCTGATGTCGTTGATCCGCCCCCTCTACGCGAACTACTTCCGCGTCGAGGTGAAGGGCATCGAGAACATCCCCTCCGACGGCGGCGCCCTGGTGGTGTCCAACCACTCCGGCACCCTCCCGCTCGACGGGCTGATGATGCAGGTCGCCGTCCACGACAACCATCCCGCCGGCCGTCATCTGCGGCTGCTCGCCGCCGACCTGGTGTTCATGCTGCCGGTCGTGAACGAGCTGGCGCGCAAGGCCGGTCACACCCTGGCGTGCGCCGAGGACGCGGAGCGGCTGCTCCAGCGCGGCGAGATCGTGGGCGTGATGCCGGAGGGTTTCAAGGGACTCGGGAAGCCCTTCGGCGAGCGCTACAAGCTGCAGCGCTTCGGCCGGGGCGGTTTCGTCTCCACGGCGCTGCGGCACGGTGTGCCGATCGTGCCGTGCTCGATCGTCGGGGCGGAGGAGATCTACCCGATGATCGGGAACTCCAAGACGCTGGCGCGGCTGCTGGGATTCCCGTACTTCCCGATCACGCCCACGTTCCCGTGGCTCGGGCCGCTGGGCGCGCTGCCGCTGCCGACGAAGTGGACGATCCAGTTCGGCGAGCCGATCCCGACGGACGGCTATCCGCCGGAGGCGGAAGAGGATCCGATGCTGATGTTCAACCTGACCGATCAGGTACGGGAGCAGATCCAGCACACGCTCTACAAGCTGCTCGTGCAGCGCAGGTCGGTCTTCTTCTGA
- a CDS encoding NAD-dependent epimerase/dehydratase family protein — MGKVVLVTGVARQLGSRLVRRILRDSEVDRVIGVDAVTPEHSLGGADFVRADIRQPAIARVLAEHSVDTVVHMDVTGTPLGAGGRTAVKETNVIGTMQLLGACQKSPTVERLVVKSSTSVYGSAPRDPAVFTETTPPKSLPSGGFAKDAVEVEGYVRGFARRRPDVAVCVLRFANILGPAADSPLAEYLSLPVLPTVFGYDPRLQFVHEDDVIDVLRIALHEPRRGTLNSGTFNIAGDGVLLLSQCSRRLGRPTVPVLLPAVTWVGSALRTLGVTDFSPEQIRLLTHGRVVSTDQMRETLGFVPTYTTAEAFTDFARSRGAGLLPPEAVADAVDQFATLVSKERI; from the coding sequence TTGGGCAAGGTCGTGCTCGTGACCGGAGTGGCCCGCCAGCTCGGCAGCCGTCTCGTACGGCGAATCCTGCGCGATTCCGAGGTGGACCGGGTCATCGGTGTGGACGCCGTCACTCCCGAGCACAGTCTCGGCGGTGCCGATTTCGTCCGGGCGGACATCCGCCAGCCCGCCATAGCGCGCGTCCTGGCCGAGCACTCCGTCGACACCGTGGTGCACATGGACGTGACGGGCACGCCGCTCGGCGCCGGCGGCCGGACGGCGGTCAAGGAGACCAATGTCATCGGCACCATGCAGCTGCTCGGTGCCTGCCAGAAGTCGCCCACGGTCGAGCGCCTGGTCGTCAAGTCCAGCACGAGCGTGTACGGCTCCGCGCCCCGCGACCCGGCCGTCTTCACCGAGACCACCCCGCCCAAGTCGCTGCCCAGCGGAGGCTTCGCGAAGGACGCGGTCGAGGTCGAGGGGTACGTACGCGGATTCGCGCGCCGCCGCCCGGACGTCGCCGTGTGTGTACTGCGCTTCGCGAACATCCTTGGGCCCGCGGCGGACTCACCGCTCGCCGAGTATCTGTCGCTGCCCGTGCTGCCGACGGTCTTCGGCTACGACCCGCGGCTCCAGTTCGTCCACGAGGACGACGTCATCGACGTCCTGCGGATCGCCCTGCACGAGCCCCGGCGGGGCACGCTCAACAGCGGGACCTTCAACATCGCCGGTGACGGCGTGCTGTTGCTCTCGCAGTGCTCCAGGCGGCTCGGCAGGCCGACGGTGCCCGTGCTGCTGCCGGCCGTGACCTGGGTCGGCTCCGCGCTGCGCACGCTCGGCGTGACGGACTTCTCGCCCGAGCAGATCCGGCTGCTGACCCACGGCAGGGTCGTCAGCACGGACCAGATGCGCGAGACACTGGGGTTCGTACCCACGTACACGACGGCGGAGGCATTCACGGACTTCGCACGTAGCCGGGGTGCCGGGCTGTTGCCGCCGGAGGCTGTCGCCGACGCGGTCGACCAGTTCGCCACCCTCGTCAGCAAGGAGCGCATCTGA
- a CDS encoding phosphatase — protein sequence MLSTGALRAHLLAARLAGPVATTREQSLRSYRLFAARDPRATLGLTPERAWCESDLLRLMADRCGVSGDPAHVSGGDVIDPERTLSSLDAFAARLGSAAGRRAPVLFGTGHPDRLIGFYAGLADALSAAGCLVLTPAKGRCIDITTRFGVRTHSLDYVRRVALVRESEASHAGSETGAHSHSPLPVRVVLDSVAEAGGPLPELVVGDHGWVCGAGQLGIEAVGLADTDDPALFVGEAEGRISVVVPVDDGVRSDYYRPLTRYVLNRACLSQ from the coding sequence GTGCTGAGTACCGGAGCCCTACGGGCCCATCTGCTGGCCGCCCGACTGGCCGGCCCCGTGGCCACCACGCGGGAGCAGAGCCTGCGCAGTTACCGGCTCTTCGCCGCCCGCGATCCGCGCGCGACGCTGGGGCTCACTCCCGAACGGGCCTGGTGCGAGAGCGACTTGCTGCGGCTCATGGCCGACAGGTGCGGGGTCTCCGGGGATCCCGCGCATGTCTCCGGCGGTGATGTCATCGACCCCGAGCGGACGTTGAGCAGCCTCGACGCCTTCGCCGCGCGCCTCGGCAGTGCCGCCGGCCGACGGGCTCCCGTGCTGTTCGGGACCGGGCATCCTGACCGGCTGATCGGGTTCTACGCGGGTCTCGCAGACGCTTTGTCGGCGGCGGGATGTCTCGTCCTCACCCCCGCGAAGGGGCGATGTATCGACATAACGACCCGGTTCGGCGTACGTACGCACAGCCTGGACTACGTACGACGAGTCGCGTTGGTGCGGGAATCCGAAGCGTCGCACGCCGGGAGTGAGACCGGCGCGCACAGCCATTCCCCCCTCCCCGTTCGGGTGGTGCTGGACAGTGTGGCCGAGGCCGGCGGACCGCTTCCCGAGTTGGTCGTGGGAGACCATGGATGGGTCTGCGGGGCAGGTCAGTTGGGCATTGAGGCCGTCGGTCTCGCGGACACCGACGACCCCGCGCTGTTCGTCGGTGAGGCTGAGGGGCGCATCTCCGTCGTGGTCCCGGTTGACGACGGTGTGCGGTCCGACTACTACCGCCCGTTGACTCGCTATGTACTCAATCGAGCGTGTCTGTCACAGTAG
- a CDS encoding HAD family hydrolase yields MSYELVIFDNDGVLVDSEPLSNTILAGYLTELGHPTTYEDSLRDYMGSAVHRVHDLVKERTGQRLPDDFDDTLHSRVFAAFERELNPVDGAVEVLEKLAADGRPYCVASSGSHERIRVGHRKTGLDRWFEPGIVFSAQDVGRGKPAPDLFLHAAERMGVSPARCVVVEDSPLGVAAARAAGMDVYAFTAMTPAGKLPGATAYFASMAELPKLLG; encoded by the coding sequence TGAACTGGTCATCTTCGACAACGACGGAGTCCTTGTCGACAGCGAGCCGCTTTCCAACACCATCCTCGCCGGCTATCTCACCGAACTCGGTCATCCCACCACCTACGAGGATTCGCTCCGCGACTACATGGGCTCCGCGGTGCACCGGGTGCACGATCTCGTAAAGGAGAGAACCGGGCAGCGGCTGCCCGACGACTTCGACGACACACTGCACAGCCGCGTGTTCGCCGCGTTCGAGCGGGAGTTGAACCCGGTCGATGGGGCCGTCGAAGTGCTGGAGAAGCTGGCCGCCGACGGCCGGCCGTACTGTGTCGCGTCGTCCGGGAGCCACGAGCGGATCCGGGTCGGGCACCGAAAGACCGGGCTGGACCGGTGGTTCGAACCGGGGATCGTCTTCAGCGCGCAGGACGTCGGACGTGGAAAGCCGGCGCCCGATCTGTTCCTGCACGCGGCCGAGCGGATGGGTGTCTCTCCCGCGAGGTGCGTCGTCGTCGAGGACAGCCCGCTCGGGGTGGCTGCCGCTCGGGCGGCCGGGATGGATGTGTACGCGTTCACCGCGATGACGCCGGCCGGGAAACTGCCGGGCGCCACCGCGTACTTCGCCTCCATGGCTGAGCTGCCGAAACTGCTCGGATGA
- a CDS encoding acetoin utilization protein AcuC — translation MTGRAQLMWDDAVTGYDFGSSHPMDPVRLALTRELVRAYGLDREVDVVSAPPAGGSTLRLVHHEAYIDAVRRCSADPRSADGSYGIGTVDDPAFAGMHEASALIAGQSVGAAEAVWRGATKHAVNFAGGLHHAMPGSASGFCIYNDASLAIARLLELGAERVAYVDVDVHHGDGVQAAFWDDPRVLTISLHEHPRTLFPQTGWPEETGEGAGEGSAVNLPLPAGTGDEGWLRAFHSVVPELLADFRPQALVTQHGADTHFEDPLAHLAVSLDAQRAVQASCHELAHEYVDGGRWVALGGGGYSVVDVVPRSWTHLVSIAAHAPIDPESAVPEEWREEVYARTRESAPRRMTDGRTPNWQAWDAGYDPADRLDQAILATRRAVFPLRGLLA, via the coding sequence ATGACCGGTCGCGCACAGCTGATGTGGGATGACGCCGTAACGGGATACGACTTCGGGTCCAGTCACCCGATGGACCCGGTACGCCTGGCTCTGACGAGGGAGCTCGTGCGCGCGTACGGGCTCGACCGCGAGGTGGACGTGGTGTCCGCCCCGCCGGCCGGGGGCTCCACGCTGAGACTCGTTCACCACGAGGCGTACATCGACGCCGTACGCCGCTGTTCGGCCGACCCGAGGTCGGCCGACGGTTCGTACGGCATCGGAACCGTCGACGATCCGGCCTTCGCCGGGATGCACGAGGCGTCCGCGCTGATCGCCGGGCAGTCGGTCGGCGCGGCCGAGGCCGTGTGGCGCGGTGCGACGAAGCACGCCGTGAACTTCGCCGGCGGGCTGCACCACGCGATGCCCGGCTCGGCCTCGGGCTTCTGCATCTACAACGACGCGTCGCTCGCGATCGCGCGGCTCCTGGAGCTGGGTGCGGAGCGCGTCGCCTACGTGGACGTCGACGTACATCACGGGGACGGCGTCCAGGCGGCGTTCTGGGACGATCCGCGCGTCCTGACGATCTCGCTGCACGAGCATCCCCGCACGCTCTTCCCGCAGACCGGCTGGCCCGAGGAGACGGGCGAGGGGGCGGGCGAGGGCAGCGCGGTCAATCTGCCGCTCCCCGCGGGGACGGGTGACGAGGGGTGGCTGCGGGCGTTCCACTCCGTGGTGCCGGAGCTGCTGGCGGACTTCCGGCCGCAGGCGCTGGTGACGCAGCACGGTGCCGATACGCATTTCGAGGACCCGCTGGCGCATCTCGCGGTGTCTCTGGACGCGCAGCGCGCGGTGCAGGCGTCGTGCCACGAGCTGGCGCACGAGTACGTCGACGGGGGGCGCTGGGTCGCGCTCGGCGGTGGCGGGTACTCGGTCGTGGACGTCGTACCGCGCTCGTGGACGCACCTGGTGTCGATCGCGGCGCACGCGCCCATCGACCCGGAGTCGGCGGTCCCGGAGGAGTGGCGGGAGGAGGTCTACGCCCGTACGAGGGAGTCCGCGCCGCGGCGGATGACGGATGGGCGTACGCCGAACTGGCAGGCGTGGGATGCGGGGTACGACCCCGCGGATCGGTTGGACCAGGCGATTCTGGCGACTCGCAGAGCGGTGTTTCCTCTGCGGGGGTTGCTGGCGTAG
- a CDS encoding DUF5667 domain-containing protein → MIANVSAHRRANAFAQALEDRTPQGAAVEQPAASAEPTEQGRLLAVANGLGELPGPKLDPEVKVVQRAQLVAAMEAMLLEGAAGGATSTGPTVPEQRRTSGRGAHRASPLRKFRPRSRWSKGLAAGGLTVGVAAGAFGGVAAASSDALPGDSLYGLKRGMEDFKLGMADEDADRGGLYLDHASTRLNEARRLLERGRSGALDHESLGEIRRALNGMRHDATEGHRLLNRAYEQDGKIKSIATLSSFSESHRAIWNGLRDRLPPQLSDVGSQVNSVFDAIDEDVAPLQSLLPRSPDKNGRSQAPGGPTTGSGNSGGTEGSPSPSKSASDQDRPDSGGKPSPSAPGTPENDGLLPDAPGDLLNPPSGSGLPSAPGEGGIAPAPDVTIPPLLPDLLPGLGINTENAD, encoded by the coding sequence GTGATCGCGAATGTCTCGGCACACCGGCGGGCGAACGCCTTCGCCCAGGCTCTGGAAGACCGGACGCCCCAGGGCGCTGCGGTGGAACAGCCCGCCGCGTCGGCCGAACCGACTGAGCAGGGGCGGCTGTTGGCCGTGGCGAACGGCCTCGGCGAGCTACCGGGACCCAAGCTGGACCCCGAGGTCAAAGTGGTGCAGCGAGCACAGCTCGTGGCAGCCATGGAGGCCATGCTGCTGGAGGGCGCAGCGGGCGGAGCGACGTCCACGGGACCTACGGTGCCCGAGCAACGGCGGACATCGGGAAGGGGAGCCCACCGGGCGTCCCCGCTCCGGAAGTTCCGCCCCAGATCCCGCTGGTCGAAGGGGCTCGCGGCCGGAGGACTCACCGTCGGCGTGGCCGCCGGTGCCTTCGGCGGAGTGGCCGCTGCCAGTTCCGACGCCCTGCCCGGTGATTCGCTGTACGGGCTGAAGCGCGGCATGGAGGACTTCAAGCTCGGGATGGCCGACGAGGACGCCGACCGCGGCGGTCTCTATCTCGACCACGCCTCGACCCGGCTGAACGAAGCCCGCCGACTGCTGGAGCGTGGGCGTTCCGGCGCGCTGGACCATGAATCGCTCGGCGAGATCCGCCGGGCGCTCAACGGCATGCGCCACGACGCGACCGAGGGCCACCGGCTGCTGAACCGGGCGTACGAGCAGGACGGCAAGATCAAGTCGATCGCGACGCTCTCCTCGTTCTCCGAATCGCACCGCGCCATCTGGAACGGCCTGCGGGACCGGCTGCCACCGCAGCTGAGCGACGTGGGCAGCCAGGTCAACTCGGTGTTCGACGCCATAGACGAGGACGTCGCCCCGTTGCAGTCGCTGCTGCCGCGCAGCCCCGACAAGAACGGCCGCTCGCAGGCACCCGGCGGCCCCACGACGGGCTCCGGCAACTCCGGCGGTACGGAAGGCAGCCCGTCGCCGTCGAAGTCGGCCTCCGACCAGGACCGTCCGGACAGCGGGGGCAAGCCGAGCCCATCGGCGCCCGGCACCCCGGAGAACGACGGGCTGCTGCCCGACGCGCCCGGCGATCTGCTCAATCCGCCGTCCGGCAGCGGTCTTCCGTCGGCGCCCGGCGAAGGCGGTATCGCACCGGCCCCGGACGTCACGATCCCGCCGCTGCTGCCTGATCTGCTGCCTGGTCTCGGCATCAACACGGAGAACGCGGACTGA
- a CDS encoding helix-turn-helix domain-containing protein → MAAGSERPLNEVKFLTVAEVASVMRVSKMTVYRLVHSGHLPAIRVGRSFRVPEQAVHEYLRESFVGVESA, encoded by the coding sequence ATGGCTGCTGGCAGCGAGAGGCCTCTCAACGAGGTCAAGTTCCTTACCGTGGCGGAAGTCGCCTCGGTGATGCGAGTGTCGAAGATGACCGTGTACCGATTGGTGCACAGCGGTCATCTGCCGGCGATCCGGGTGGGCAGGTCTTTCCGGGTTCCGGAGCAAGCGGTTCACGAGTATCTCCGCGAGTCTTTCGTGGGGGTCGAATCCGCCTGA